DNA from Petropleomorpha daqingensis:
CGAAGCCACCGACGTTCGCCTCGTGGCGGATCACCCGCAGGCGCGGGTCGCCGGCGGCGAGGGCCGCGAGGATCTCCGGCGTGCGGTCGGTGGAGGCGTCGTCGCCGACGATCACCTCGATGTTCTTGTAGCTCTGGTCCAGCGCCGAGCGCACCGCGGTCTTGAGGAAGCGCTCGCCGTTGTAGGCGGGGATGAGCACGCTGACGAGGGGCTCGGTCACGGGCGGAACTCCTTGATCGCGGCGATCACGCGGTCCTGGTCCGCGTCGGACAGGTGCGGGCCCATGGGGAGGCTGAGCACCTCCCGGCTGAGCTGCTCCGCGCCGGGCAGCGCGAGGCGGCCCAGCGGGGAGTCGGCGAACGCCGCCTGGTGGTGGCAGGGGACGGGGTAGTGGATGCCGGTCTCGACCCCGTGCGCGGCGAGGTGCTCGCGCAGCGCGTCGCGTGCCGGCGTGCGGACGACGTAGAGGTGCCAGACCGGTGTCGTGCCGGCTGCCGTCGCCGGGAGCAGCAGTCCGGTGCCCGCGAGCTCCGCGGCGTACCGGTCGGCGACCCGGGCACGGCGGGCGTTGTGCTCGTCGAGCCGAGCGAGCTTGACCGACAGGAACGCGGCCTGCAGCTCGTCCAGGCGGCTGTTCCAGCCCACCTCGGTGTGGACGTACTTCTCCGCGGAGCCGTAGTTGCGCAGCGAGCGCAGCCGCCGGTCGAGGGCGGGGTCCGAGGTGGTCACCGCGCCGCCGTCCCCGAGCGCGCCCAGGTTCTTGCCGGGGTAGAAGCTCCAGGCGGTCAGCGTGGTCAGCCCGCCGACGGGACGGTCGCCGTACCGGGCGCCGTGCGCCTGGGCCGCGTCGTCGAGCACGGCGAGGCCGTGGCGCTCGGCCAGCCGGAGCAGCGGGTCGAGCTCGACCGGCTGTCCGTACAGGTGCACCGGGAGCAGCACGCGGGTGCGGGGGCCGATCGCGGCCGCGACGGCGTCGACGTCCCACGTGCCGGTCTCGGGCGAGGCGTCCACCGGGACCGGCGTGGCACCGACGTGCAGCACCGCCAGCCAGGTGGCGACGAACGTGTGCGCCGGCACGACGACCTCGTCGCCGGGGCCGACGTCCAGGGCCCGCAGCGCGAGGACCAGGGCGTCGAGGCCGCTG
Protein-coding regions in this window:
- a CDS encoding DegT/DnrJ/EryC1/StrS family aminotransferase; protein product: MTTTSTTVPFLDLRALHAELQDELDAAALGVLRSERVLLGPELERFESAWAQAVGAGSAVGVGSGLDALVLALRALDVGPGDEVVVPAHTFVATWLAVLHVGATPVPVDASPETGTWDVDAVAAAIGPRTRVLLPVHLYGQPVELDPLLRLAERHGLAVLDDAAQAHGARYGDRPVGGLTTLTAWSFYPGKNLGALGDGGAVTTSDPALDRRLRSLRNYGSAEKYVHTEVGWNSRLDELQAAFLSVKLARLDEHNARRARVADRYAAELAGTGLLLPATAAGTTPVWHLYVVRTPARDALREHLAAHGVETGIHYPVPCHHQAAFADSPLGRLALPGAEQLSREVLSLPMGPHLSDADQDRVIAAIKEFRP